taaattaattaagaCAAAAAGTACTATTGGCCTTATCTTCTCAACAAACGCAGAATCAATCAATCTTATCTAGGCAGGATTAGTTATATGTAATTGGTTtttggtgaatttttttttattaaataccACCATATTCCGACTTTCTAAAAACCTAATCtccattatttatttatgcaaCTATGTTGAATAAGGCATTGGCCTTAGACCCCCAATTTCAGAGCTTCAATTTTTTACCAAGAATAAGTTATGTGTTAAtcttttatagaaaaaattaactatttataataaaagtatatatttttaaaaaaatattattttattctctttaatCCCATTTAAATAgatgaaattaagaaaaaatgttttattttcttacactcTCTACgttaatattcacattattttattcttttaactgcttttacactctcttctttaaatttttgataaGTTAGAGTAGTACTCtgtcaaaaatatgaatcaatagtcaaaagtgttgaacaaagtaaattgtaaatttttttctatttattcttagattttcaagcattacaacatacatagtaaaatgtggggtatacaaattatcaacttcttgaatcaaattctatggttctaactcttatctttatttgaaattcgtcaacttattacttatagaacTATGTTAacatttcatataataattgcctGAGTAAAAAGATGTTTTTCAACGTTGAATTGACAAAATTCTAAagctaataattgaaaaagaaattgaataaatcatttataaaaaaatattaagtatactttgcatttaaaaatgtaagagcttttttctaaaaaaattaatgcatctgaagtttatttagattttaggcctctaattaaaattttattttagaccTCCGATTGCGTTGAGCTGCCCCGACTTACATTATGCCTTTCACATCAAAGATGAATAAATAGCAAAAACTCAGTTTGTCCAGTTCAGATATATGTATGTGCTAATTATAGAAAAATTGACTTCCACATGCACAGTAAACTATATATGGCGGAATCAAAATTTTCACTACGTGAAGTCAAAGTATATAGAATCACATACACAAAAGTCAAAGTGAATTCAacatataataaatacataaaaattttGCCTATTAAATGGATGTCAACCAGTTGGACATGGGTGGCTCCATCCAGTGGCGGAACTAAGTAGTGTCAAGAAGGTTAAACAACTCCCTTCGTCAAAAAATTACACTTGCAAATAGAGTACAAATGAGTTTTACTCTATTTGGTGTTTGATCCTTTAAACAATCTTAATATAGGTGTTTGTTTAGGCATCAAAATGATTGAGGTTGGTCACAATAAAAGGAATCTCACTGAATTATAAGCCCTGCTGAAAGAGACATACTATAACTAATCTAATTTCTAGTCCTATAAATTGGCTTTGATCCTCTCTAGTTGATGTGtgacagaaagaaaaaaaaaaatactaagtaAGGTCTCTTTCACTAGTAGTAACAAAATATGTCTACTTTTGGCTTGGGTTTCTTTGTTATTTGTATTGTAGGTATATTTTTAGATGCTAGTCATGCACAGTTACAACTCAATTTCTATGCCAAGAGTTGTCCAAAAGCAGAGAAAATTATTCAGGACTATGTCCACAAGCACATCCCAAAGGCACCATCTCTTACAGCAGCCTTATTGCGACTTCATTTCCATGATTGCTTTGTCAGGGTACGTTAACATTTTATCATATGTTCATATGCTTAATTGAATAGGCCATAAGTCGagtgtctaaatgaaatttaCTAACAAGTTTAAGGAGTTGTCAGTGTATTCTGCTCCAAATtaagtgttttattttttatataattttgcaGGGTTGTGATGGTTCTGTACTTCTGAATTTCACTTCGAGCACGAAGAATCAGACGGAAAAAGTGGCTATTCCTAATCAAACATTGAGAGGTTTTTCATTCATAGATGGAGTGAAGAAAATAGTTGAAGCTGAATGCCCTGGAGTTGTTTCTTGTGCTGATATTGTTACCTTAGTTGCTAGAGACTCTGTTGTGGTCACCGTAAGTATAAAACTCGAGAAAATAACACACATAAATATTTGGCTATATAACTTAACATCGACTAATTAGTCAGTGGGTTCAGAATGAACGTTACATGTGTGTACATATAGTTTGAACTCACAGAATCCGCTTTCtaattatcttcttctttgCATGATAGAGAGGACCTTTCTGGAATGTACCAACTGGTAGAAGAGATGGAAAAATATCTAATGCTTCTGAAGCATTGGCAAATATTCCACCTCCAACAAGTAACTTGTCTAGTCTCCAAACATCTTTTGCCAACAAGGGTCTTGATCTAAAAGACTTAGTCCTCTTATCAGGTAAACTCAATTGAAGTACATACACATTTATAGAGGCGCGAGTGCAGCCTATGCACTATTGGTTCGACTGAACgcatatttttaaaagtacaatcagttcaaatcttgaatttgcTTCTCGTAACAAGCATAACTACACAAAGTTCAAATCCTGAATTTGTCTCTGGtaacaattttcatttttcgGGCATAACTATAACagaggtttttttttaattttcaggtGCTCACACCATTGGAGTCTCTCATTGTTCGTCATTTTCAACACGTTTGTACAATTTCACCGGTGTTTTAGGCACACAAGATCCATCTCTAGACAGCGAATATGCATCCAATCTTAAGGGGAAAAAATGCAAATCAATCAACGACAATACAACAATAGTTGAGATGGATCCTGGTAGTTTCAGGACGTTTGATCTAAGCTACTACAAACTTTTGCTCAAAAGGAGAGGCTTATTTCAATCTGATGCAGCCTTAACAACAAGTGCTACAACAAAATCATTCATCAACCAGCTAGTTAAGGGTTCACTCGAAGAATTCAATGCGGAATTTGCAAAGGCCATGGAGAAAATGGGAAGGATAGAAGTTAAGACTGGCTCTGCTGGTGAAATTAGAAAACAATGTGCATTTGTGAACAAGTAGAGAACCTATATTTGtactttaaatttcaaatttatgtttgtgttttgttattgtttttctGAGGATTATTTGTATTAATGTTTCTTTGTATAGTATGTTTGTTATTCTACTTTTGTACCTTGATTGGGAGTTCCAAAATAAAATTCCAATGACAAGAGccttttcttctccatttttgtTGTACTAATTACTCAATCTTATTAAGAGTGAGCATATAACTTATATACAAGGGTCAATACTCTTAAGTTTGACTAAGGGTAAAATATTACTAAAGTGTTACAAGTCGACATAGCTAatgatttatctttttaaaagtTAGAGAAAATTATAGTAAAGGAAAAGTCTATTTAACTTCCTAAATAGTAACACTTTCACATATAATGGTAAATATTTACAAGATACTAGTAgccgtttggccatagatttcctaagtaatataatatttgaggAAAgatttggcaaatagtgtttgtccatacaatttgtcactatttggcaaatatcccaaattcccaaatactaggTTTTTCTAGTATTTaggccaaatctcattatttgagatcttttaaaaattgaaattttacaccaaacttttatctttcacaaaaacaccctctatagtagttgtttgcgttgtattacatatttttttacgtgaacaccaaaatagtgatgaaatattcggtgaatatgaaagtgatgatatggttgttgatgaaaatgatgaacaatcggctcagagtaacaaagtcatgtgctttgtctacttcacaatgtatggaatgatgcttgttgcactcactccaaactaccacattgctccaGTGTCACggacactacttgttatttgttgcaacgaagatccaattgacttgtaatacaaacttatggttagttttgatagtttttaaaacttgtgagtataaatcatatttttcttaaaaagtgaaatatgtttcccaaatactatggccaaacacatggtgaaagtTCACCTaaattttcacccaaataatatttgccaagaatatttggaaatttatggtcaaacacTAGCTACATACGGGCGATTCTTCCTTACTatgatttttcatgttttcCTCTTCAAATTGgcttcttttaatatatttagatCATATATTTTAAGCAAGAAGAACATATTTTAAGCAAGAGGATGGAGCAGTTGATTTAGATAACAAATCTAATAACTagaactttttttaatttttattttggtcaGAAACTATAAGTTGACCTTGAAGAATTTGGTGtagataaagttttaaataaaagattaaGTTGCTGGGAAATAATATGAACAAAAtataccttttttaaaaaaatacttctcTTTTGCCCCCCCCCCTCGACCCTCCAACCCCCACCCGATTGAAATCCATTCGACGATCTTTTTGATAATTATActagttaattaactaacataactatagtttgaattaattatgacTCACAACTTAATTTTAGTTGTAATAATGtcatttctcttctctctctcgactttctcctcttttacagtatacaaatacatatacaattatatgtcacatatacaaatacaattagtcTCTCTCCACTccctgccctctctcgctcgcccctctcctccctctcccaaactagctcgcctctctcctccctctctcaatattgctcgcctctctcctctctctcccaatctcac
The Solanum stenotomum isolate F172 unplaced genomic scaffold, ASM1918654v1 scaffold33677, whole genome shotgun sequence DNA segment above includes these coding regions:
- the LOC125852314 gene encoding peroxidase 3-like is translated as MSTFGLGFFVICIVGIFLDASHAQLQLNFYAKSCPKAEKIIQDYVHKHIPKAPSLTAALLRLHFHDCFVRGCDGSVLLNFTSSTKNQTEKVAIPNQTLRGFSFIDGVKKIVEAECPGVVSCADIVTLVARDSVVVTRGPFWNVPTGRRDGKISNASEALANIPPPTSNLSSLQTSFANKGLDLKDLVLLSGAHTIGVSHCSSFSTRLYNFTGVLGTQDPSLDSEYASNLKGKKCKSINDNTTIVEMDPGSFRTFDLSYYKLLLKRRGLFQSDAALTTSATTKSFINQLVKGSLEEFNAEFAKAMEKMGRIEVKTGSAGEIRKQCAFVNK